A part of Paenibacillus sp. 481 genomic DNA contains:
- a CDS encoding OmpL47-type beta-barrel domain-containing protein: MTSGIDKESSVSGTQYKDGAGGIWTDYTIPIVITAEGETWVYARTVDRAGNISTESSTSARIDRTAPGEPTSLTGVGKWSHKNVALTINPGDDIGSGILKSQYKLGVNGSWTDYTVPLTFTVEGETQIYARSVERIGHVGGIGTTMVKIDKTAPTKPTIQVSHKQWTTSNVLFTVISGKDLLSGVSRTEYKLDAGDWIPYLNSVTISKDGVTNIIVRTVDRAGNPSTEISEVTQIDRTAPYPPSIVPSAREWYNGKVTFYITAGTETGSDVAKNQYKIGAQGAWYDYTLTVPIINEGQTPIFARTLDKLGNVSRESTEIIKIDKTAPTPPIRMSIADKAANRVTISWGAATDRVSFVKGYDIYRGTF; this comes from the coding sequence ATGACCTCGGGCATTGATAAAGAGAGTAGCGTTAGTGGCACCCAGTATAAAGACGGAGCGGGAGGCATATGGACCGACTATACAATCCCGATTGTCATTACTGCTGAAGGAGAGACATGGGTATATGCCCGTACCGTTGATCGTGCTGGCAATATTAGCACGGAGTCGTCCACTTCAGCTCGAATCGATCGGACGGCGCCTGGTGAGCCTACGTCGTTAACGGGTGTCGGCAAGTGGAGTCATAAGAACGTAGCACTAACTATCAATCCTGGCGACGATATAGGCAGTGGAATACTGAAATCACAATATAAACTTGGCGTTAACGGAAGTTGGACTGATTATACAGTACCACTGACATTTACCGTAGAGGGAGAAACCCAAATATACGCAAGAAGTGTAGAACGCATAGGACATGTCGGAGGTATAGGTACGACTATGGTCAAAATTGATAAGACCGCTCCCACAAAACCGACAATACAAGTTAGCCATAAACAATGGACGACTTCTAATGTTCTGTTCACTGTTATATCAGGCAAAGATTTATTAAGTGGTGTGTCCAGAACTGAGTATAAGCTAGATGCGGGAGATTGGATCCCTTATTTGAACTCGGTAACCATAAGTAAAGACGGGGTGACGAATATCATTGTCCGTACCGTAGACCGTGCGGGAAACCCTAGTACTGAAATATCGGAAGTTACACAAATTGACCGTACCGCACCTTATCCGCCTAGCATTGTACCTAGTGCGAGAGAATGGTATAACGGAAAAGTAACATTTTATATTACTGCTGGAACCGAAACTGGTAGCGATGTGGCAAAAAATCAGTACAAAATTGGAGCTCAGGGGGCTTGGTACGACTATACACTAACTGTACCTATCATTAATGAAGGTCAGACCCCGATTTTCGCGCGAACACTAGATAAGTTAGGTAATGTCAGTAGAGAAAGCACGGAAATTATCAAAATTGACAAAACTGCTCCAACCCCTCCAATTCGGATGAGCATAGCTGACAAAGCTGCTAACCGTGTAACGATATCTTGGGGAGCAGCCACTGACAGAGTGTCTTTCGTAAAAGGATACGATATTTATAGAGGAACATTTTGA
- a CDS encoding 5-methylcytosine restriction system specificity protein McrC, whose translation MLGVCGYIPYKMGPAVAAVQVVAADLLSWIAAAFCMELQRQLKRGLAAGYVDLEENSQHLKGRLMVTKHLQYNATDKSRAYCSFNERTPAIPLNFVFLKPW comes from the coding sequence ATGCTTGGTGTATGCGGCTATATCCCATACAAGATGGGGCCAGCCGTGGCGGCTGTTCAAGTGGTAGCCGCGGATTTGTTGAGCTGGATCGCGGCCGCCTTCTGCATGGAGCTACAGAGGCAGTTAAAGCGGGGATTAGCGGCCGGTTATGTCGATCTGGAGGAAAACTCCCAACACCTGAAGGGACGGCTTATGGTGACGAAGCACCTGCAGTATAATGCAACTGATAAGTCACGGGCTTATTGCAGTTTCAATGAAAGGACTCCTGCGATCCCTTTAAATTTTGTTTTTTTAAAACCTTGGTAA
- a CDS encoding fibronectin type III domain-containing protein, whose protein sequence is MIGYTADSNYVVTGLSSKTTYTFTVEARDGAGNLTAGNPVTTTTD, encoded by the coding sequence TTGATTGGATATACAGCTGATTCAAACTACGTTGTAACAGGATTATCAAGCAAAACGACTTACACGTTTACTGTGGAAGCCCGAGACGGTGCGGGCAACCTAACTGCTGGCAATCCGGTAACGACCACGACAGATTAA
- a CDS encoding 5-methylcytosine restriction system specificity protein McrC, whose product MVILKRKVLDPSIRKKLLHLCGCFEELDGPGDVKELLNQVHFDRQTSRFEPAFRLAKLILSHMLVLHRGAKEECFSFLFEVHSLYEMYVGRVLQQMTLGREAVIRIQHKEVKLLRNKDSGLDNIQLIPDIVLGERQVNGEFVWTLIMDTKWKDITKYQQGDIYQMYAYVTGCPDARRAVLLYPAMDGAASGRNWTLAANSRKRICVRMVRITHWLETQEDLRGIIAESGWDGK is encoded by the coding sequence TTGGTAATCCTTAAGCGGAAGGTGTTGGATCCTTCAATCCGGAAAAAGTTGCTGCACCTATGCGGGTGTTTTGAGGAATTGGACGGTCCAGGGGATGTGAAAGAGTTGCTCAATCAGGTGCATTTTGACCGACAAACCTCCAGATTTGAACCAGCCTTCCGGTTAGCAAAATTGATTCTATCCCACATGTTGGTACTACACAGGGGAGCGAAAGAGGAATGTTTTTCCTTCTTGTTCGAAGTGCATTCGCTCTATGAGATGTATGTCGGCCGTGTCCTACAGCAGATGACATTAGGAAGAGAAGCGGTAATTCGGATTCAGCATAAAGAGGTTAAGCTACTCAGAAATAAGGACTCTGGTCTGGATAATATTCAGCTGATCCCCGATATTGTCTTGGGAGAGCGGCAAGTGAATGGGGAATTTGTCTGGACTTTAATAATGGATACGAAATGGAAGGATATTACCAAGTATCAGCAGGGTGATATCTATCAGATGTACGCCTACGTGACGGGATGCCCAGATGCTAGAAGAGCCGTTTTACTGTACCCTGCAATGGATGGAGCGGCTTCCGGCCGGAATTGGACCTTGGCAGCCAACTCAAGGAAGCGAATTTGTGTACGGATGGTACGAATTACACATTGGTTAGAGACCCAAGAGGACTTACGAGGGATCATAGCTGAATCTGGATGGGACGGAAAATAA